TGCGGTCGCTTTCCCTCACCGGAGGAAGCAATTACCGGCCGCAAGCGGCCGGCGGACTCGGGTTGATGTTTTTGCACTTCGGATCGGACTTCACGTCGAGAGATCAAGGCTGCCGCAGCAGCGCAATGGCGCTTGCGACGGCCTTTTTTCGTGGTTGCAGAAGTTCCGGCGCGAGGGCCAGAAGTCAAAGCAGCAACCTTCTCATTCCACTAGAAGTGAAAGGAGCAGTTTGTGAGAGAGAAGGGCACAGTGAAGTGGTTCAACGGCGCCAAGGGCTATGGCTTCATCCAGCGCTCGACGGGGGAGGACGTGTTTGTACACTTCTCCGCCATACAGGAACAGGGCTACCGCTCGCTGAATGAGGGCGAGACCGTGGAGTTCGATCTGTTGCAGGGCCCCAAGGGTTTTCAGGCGGCGAATGTGAGCCGCGGATAAGGCCCATCCCAAGTCCGTAGTGGATCCCGCCCACCTGGGCGAGATCGTTTTTTAGGGGCGCCGCAACCCGGTCGCCTCTCCCGTGGGTTTTGCGCACGGCTCGTCTACTGCAATTCGAGCGAGATGAGATCACCGGTAGTGGCGGAGGACTGGCGATAGTTGACCGCGACGTTCACGTCTCTCCAGTCGCAAGCGAAAGCGTCAGCGCCGATGAGAACGAGCTTCTTGTAGTCGGGCGTGGCA
The nucleotide sequence above comes from Acidobacteriota bacterium. Encoded proteins:
- a CDS encoding cold-shock protein, giving the protein MREKGTVKWFNGAKGYGFIQRSTGEDVFVHFSAIQEQGYRSLNEGETVEFDLLQGPKGFQAANVSRG